In Aquabacterium sp. OR-4, the following proteins share a genomic window:
- the urtB gene encoding urea ABC transporter permease subunit UrtB — MTFSEMLNIGLMQGFAGLSLFAVLLMMGLGLAIIFGQMGVINMAHGEFMTIGAYTIYLGSTLAEKISPQMTAAYFPLAIMAAFVFAFAAGWLVEWALIRHLYKRPLDTLLATWGLSLAMQQCFRSFIGPKEVSPTLPEWLMGSWAPAPGLDIPINGLFVLALTTFTTIGVLIALAKSRWGLRVRATVSNRQMANAIGIDTMRTDRLTFAIGCGIAGMAGAAFTTIGSTGPTSGSLYIVDSFLVVTFGGAASLLGTVVSAFGIAQTQSITEFFLAGSMAKVITLSLIVLILMIRPQGLFASKVRR, encoded by the coding sequence ATGACCTTCTCCGAAATGCTGAACATCGGCCTGATGCAGGGCTTCGCGGGCCTGAGCCTGTTTGCCGTGCTGCTGATGATGGGCCTGGGCCTGGCCATCATCTTTGGCCAGATGGGCGTGATCAACATGGCGCATGGCGAGTTCATGACCATTGGCGCCTACACCATCTACCTGGGCTCGACGCTGGCCGAGAAGATCTCGCCGCAGATGACGGCGGCCTACTTTCCGCTGGCCATCATGGCCGCCTTCGTGTTTGCCTTTGCCGCCGGCTGGCTGGTGGAATGGGCGCTGATCCGCCATCTCTACAAGCGCCCGCTCGACACCCTGCTGGCCACCTGGGGCCTGAGCCTGGCGATGCAGCAGTGCTTTCGCAGCTTCATTGGCCCCAAGGAGGTGAGCCCCACGCTGCCCGAGTGGCTGATGGGCTCGTGGGCGCCGGCGCCGGGCCTGGACATCCCGATCAACGGCCTGTTCGTGCTGGCGCTCACCACCTTCACCACCATCGGCGTGCTGATCGCGCTGGCCAAGAGCCGCTGGGGCCTGCGCGTGCGCGCCACGGTCAGCAACCGGCAGATGGCCAATGCCATCGGCATCGACACCATGCGCACCGACCGGCTCACCTTCGCCATCGGCTGCGGAATTGCCGGCATGGCCGGTGCGGCCTTCACCACCATCGGCTCCACCGGCCCGACCTCGGGCTCGCTGTACATCGTCGACTCGTTCCTGGTCGTCACCTTCGGCGGCGCGGCCAGCCTGCTGGGCACGGTGGTCTCGGCCTTCGGCATTGCGCAGACGCAGTCGATCACCGAGTTCTTCCTGGCCGGCTCGATGGCCAAGGTGATCACGCTGTCGCTGATCGTGCTGATCCTGATGATCCGTCCGCAAGGCCTGTTCGCGTCAAAAGTGCGTCGCTGA
- the urtC gene encoding urea ABC transporter permease subunit UrtC: MTALKELIKRYQLASLLVLAVLLVVVLPALLPIFRLNLVGKYLTYAFVAIGLVMVWGYGGVLSLGQGVFFGLGGYAMAMFLKLEASDPVSTKIQSTPGIPDFMDWNQLTALPAFWEPFKSLPFALAAVVLLPMLLAWIVSFAMFKRRVGGVYFAIITQAVALIMTVLIIGQQGYTGGVNGMTDLKTLLGWDTRTDGAKYILYYLCAALLLASIVLCRWMQTGKAGTLLLAMRDKEDRVRFSGYDVANFRIFTFCLAAGLAGIGGALFTLQVGFMSPSFVGIVPSIEMVIYAAVGGRMSLVGAVYGTLLVNAGKTYFSESFPDLWLFLMAALFIGVTMAFPMGLAGLWESHVVPWWNRRRAKAGRAPAATAPAVAPAVATPAAPAATAAAPALPPGTAAHQA, from the coding sequence ATGACCGCATTGAAAGAGTTGATCAAGCGCTACCAGCTGGCCAGCCTGCTGGTGCTGGCCGTGCTGCTGGTGGTGGTGCTGCCGGCCCTGCTGCCGATCTTTCGGCTCAACCTGGTGGGCAAGTACCTCACCTATGCCTTCGTGGCCATCGGCCTGGTGATGGTGTGGGGCTATGGCGGTGTGCTGAGCCTGGGCCAGGGCGTGTTCTTCGGCCTGGGCGGCTATGCGATGGCCATGTTTCTGAAGCTGGAGGCCAGCGACCCGGTCTCCACCAAGATCCAGAGCACGCCGGGCATCCCCGACTTCATGGACTGGAACCAGCTCACCGCGCTGCCGGCTTTCTGGGAGCCCTTCAAGAGCCTGCCCTTTGCGCTGGCGGCGGTGGTGCTGCTGCCCATGCTGCTGGCCTGGATCGTCAGCTTCGCGATGTTCAAGCGCCGGGTGGGCGGCGTGTACTTCGCCATCATCACCCAGGCCGTGGCGCTGATCATGACGGTGCTGATCATCGGCCAGCAGGGCTACACCGGCGGCGTCAACGGCATGACCGACCTGAAGACCCTGCTGGGCTGGGACACCCGCACCGACGGCGCCAAGTACATCCTGTACTACCTGTGCGCGGCCCTGCTGCTGGCCAGCATCGTGCTGTGCCGCTGGATGCAGACCGGCAAGGCCGGCACCCTGCTGCTGGCCATGCGCGACAAGGAAGACCGGGTGCGCTTCTCGGGCTACGACGTGGCCAACTTCCGCATCTTCACCTTCTGCCTGGCGGCCGGCCTGGCCGGCATCGGCGGTGCGCTGTTCACGCTGCAGGTGGGTTTCATGTCGCCCAGCTTCGTGGGCATCGTGCCCAGCATCGAGATGGTGATCTACGCCGCCGTGGGCGGGCGCATGAGCCTGGTGGGCGCGGTGTACGGCACGCTGCTGGTCAACGCCGGAAAGACCTACTTCTCGGAGAGCTTTCCCGACCTGTGGCTGTTCTTGATGGCGGCGCTGTTCATCGGCGTGACCATGGCCTTTCCGATGGGCCTGGCCGGCCTGTGGGAAAGCCATGTAGTGCCCTGGTGGAACCGCCGCCGCGCCAAGGCCGGGCGGGCGCCCGCCGCCACGGCCCCGGCAGTGGCCCCGGCAGTGGCCACACCGGCGGCCCCCGCGGCCACCGCGGCCGCCCCCGCCCTGCCGCCCGGCACCGCCGCGCACCAGGCCTGA
- a CDS encoding hybrid sensor histidine kinase/response regulator yields the protein MPALAIAQQKIFRIRRDYNSWVANETLEDYALRYTPRHFRKWSEARVANTAFGATSFLALEAIGGAIALSYGFTNALWAILVVGLITFLTGLPISVYAARYGLDMDLLTRGAGFGYLGSTLTSLVYASFTFIFFALEAAILALALQMATDWPLPLCYLVASLGVVPLVMHGITLISRLQLWTQPLWLGMLVLPYLFVAWQEPERFAEFTTLAGRVSGSAGFDAVMFGAAATVAFSLVVQIGEQVDYLRFLPEKTPENARRWWTAVLVAGPGWILPGMLKMLGGAFLAFLVLQQQLPVDKAVDPTQMYLAGFAYVLPSAGWVLAATVLFVIVSQVKINLTNAYAGSLAWSNFFARLTHSHPGRVVWLVFNVAIAVLLMTLGVFEALEHVLGLYSNVAIAWVGALVADLVINKPMGWSPKHIEFRRAYLYDINPVGLGAMLSAATLAVVAYAGVLGVLAQAYAPFIALLAAMLISPLLAWWTKGRYYLARHEAPVWRPGETVVCSVCENPFESDDMAWCPAYGAPICSLCCTLESRCHDRCKSDARTAEQVHAALAALLPPRLARRINFRVAHYLVVSVSLLALMAVILAVVWAQQSGVNPALGEALRTPFLKAFALLSLAAAVGAWWMVLGSESRHMAEDESSRQNQLLLREIEAHRRTDAALQAAKEQAESANQAKTRYVAGITHELRTPLNSILGYAQILLKDERVPDAPRRAVATIHRSGEHLHALIDGLLDLARIEAGRLRLDPAPLPMREFLDDLVRMVQPQAAAKRLQFTLETEGRLPTYIRADAKRLRQILINLLGNAVRFTDQGRITLRLDHTREVARLQVIDTGIGIAAQDLERIFMPFERGSAGRRSGDPGTGLGLTITHLLTQLMGGELTVDSTPGVGSTFTVRLYLSEIAAPPARETLALATHRPVTGYIGPRRSLLVVDDHPTQRQMLAGMLLPLGFQIREAGTGHECLESVLHQVPDAVLLDISMDDMDGWDTARRLRAGSLSARPDVPIIMVSANAFENRPDKLADAGAQAFVDKPVIESQLLAALQKHLQLEWVAELTLPGWAAPEPPPTATGTATGTTTATTTSPLPDEYAATLTRLAHLGHAQGLQQALSQLASEHPACAAQAEALRALVERFDFAALLAALKPGHDPAEAGAACPSRAERP from the coding sequence ATGCCGGCCTTGGCCATCGCCCAGCAGAAGATCTTCCGCATCCGCCGCGACTACAACAGCTGGGTGGCCAACGAGACGCTGGAGGACTACGCGCTGCGCTACACGCCGCGCCACTTCCGCAAGTGGAGCGAGGCGCGCGTGGCCAACACCGCCTTCGGGGCCACCAGCTTTCTGGCGCTCGAGGCCATCGGCGGCGCCATCGCGCTGAGCTACGGCTTCACCAATGCGCTGTGGGCCATCCTGGTGGTCGGGCTGATCACCTTTCTCACCGGCCTGCCGATCAGCGTGTATGCCGCACGCTACGGCCTCGACATGGACCTGCTGACCCGCGGCGCCGGCTTCGGCTACCTCGGCAGCACGCTCACCTCGCTGGTGTACGCCAGCTTCACCTTCATCTTCTTCGCGCTCGAGGCGGCGATCCTGGCGCTGGCGCTGCAGATGGCCACCGACTGGCCGTTGCCGCTGTGCTACCTGGTGGCCTCGCTGGGCGTGGTGCCGCTGGTGATGCACGGCATCACGCTGATCAGCCGGCTGCAGCTGTGGACCCAGCCGCTGTGGCTGGGCATGCTGGTGCTGCCCTACCTGTTTGTGGCCTGGCAGGAGCCCGAGCGCTTTGCCGAGTTCACCACGCTGGCCGGGCGCGTGTCGGGCTCGGCGGGCTTTGATGCGGTGATGTTCGGCGCGGCGGCCACGGTGGCCTTCTCGCTGGTGGTGCAGATCGGCGAGCAGGTCGACTACCTGCGCTTCCTGCCCGAGAAAACGCCCGAAAACGCGCGCCGCTGGTGGACCGCGGTGCTGGTGGCCGGGCCGGGCTGGATCCTGCCGGGCATGCTCAAGATGCTGGGCGGCGCGTTTCTGGCCTTTCTGGTGCTGCAGCAGCAGCTGCCGGTGGACAAGGCGGTCGATCCCACCCAGATGTACCTGGCCGGCTTTGCCTATGTGCTGCCCTCGGCCGGCTGGGTGCTGGCGGCCACGGTGCTGTTCGTGATCGTCTCGCAGGTCAAGATCAACCTCACCAATGCTTATGCCGGCTCGCTGGCCTGGAGCAACTTCTTCGCCCGGCTGACCCACAGCCACCCCGGCCGGGTGGTGTGGCTGGTGTTCAACGTGGCGATTGCCGTGCTGCTGATGACGCTGGGCGTGTTCGAGGCGCTCGAACACGTGCTGGGCCTGTACAGCAACGTGGCCATCGCCTGGGTCGGCGCGCTGGTGGCCGACCTGGTGATCAACAAGCCCATGGGCTGGAGCCCGAAGCACATCGAGTTCCGCCGCGCCTACCTGTATGACATCAACCCGGTGGGCCTGGGCGCCATGCTCAGCGCCGCCACGCTGGCGGTGGTGGCCTATGCCGGCGTGCTGGGCGTGCTGGCGCAGGCCTATGCGCCCTTCATCGCGCTGCTGGCGGCCATGCTCATCTCGCCGCTGCTGGCCTGGTGGACGAAGGGCCGCTACTACCTGGCGCGCCACGAGGCGCCGGTGTGGCGCCCGGGCGAGACGGTGGTGTGCTCGGTGTGCGAGAACCCGTTCGAGTCGGACGACATGGCCTGGTGCCCGGCCTACGGCGCGCCGATCTGCTCGCTGTGCTGCACCCTCGAATCGCGCTGCCACGACCGCTGCAAGAGCGACGCCCGCACCGCCGAGCAGGTGCATGCGGCGCTGGCCGCGCTGCTGCCGCCCAGGCTGGCGCGGCGCATCAACTTTCGCGTGGCGCACTACCTGGTGGTGAGCGTGTCGCTGCTGGCGCTGATGGCGGTGATCCTGGCTGTGGTGTGGGCCCAGCAGTCGGGCGTGAACCCGGCCCTTGGCGAGGCGCTGCGCACGCCCTTTCTCAAGGCCTTTGCGCTGCTGAGCCTGGCCGCCGCGGTGGGCGCCTGGTGGATGGTGCTGGGCAGCGAGAGCCGGCACATGGCCGAAGACGAGTCCAGCCGCCAGAACCAGCTGCTGCTGCGCGAGATCGAGGCCCACCGCCGCACCGATGCCGCGCTGCAGGCGGCCAAGGAGCAGGCCGAATCGGCCAACCAGGCCAAGACCCGCTACGTGGCCGGCATCACCCACGAGCTGCGCACGCCGCTCAACAGCATCCTGGGCTATGCGCAGATCCTGCTGAAGGACGAGCGCGTGCCCGACGCGCCGCGCCGCGCGGTGGCCACCATCCACCGCAGCGGCGAGCACCTGCATGCGCTGATCGACGGCCTGCTCGACCTGGCCCGCATCGAGGCCGGCCGCCTGCGGCTGGACCCCGCGCCGCTGCCGATGCGCGAGTTTCTCGACGACCTGGTGCGCATGGTGCAGCCGCAGGCCGCGGCCAAGCGCCTGCAGTTCACGCTCGAGACCGAGGGCCGCCTGCCCACCTACATCCGCGCCGATGCCAAGCGCCTGCGCCAGATCCTGATCAATCTGCTGGGCAATGCGGTGCGCTTCACCGACCAGGGCCGCATCACGCTGCGCCTGGACCACACCCGCGAGGTGGCGCGCCTGCAGGTCATCGACACCGGCATCGGCATCGCCGCGCAAGACCTCGAGCGCATCTTCATGCCCTTCGAGCGCGGCAGCGCCGGCCGCCGCAGCGGCGACCCCGGCACCGGCCTGGGCCTGACCATCACCCACCTGCTCACCCAGCTGATGGGCGGCGAGCTCACGGTCGACAGCACGCCCGGCGTGGGCAGCACCTTCACCGTGCGCCTGTACCTCAGTGAAATCGCCGCGCCACCGGCCCGCGAGACGCTGGCCCTGGCCACGCACCGGCCGGTGACCGGCTACATCGGCCCGCGCCGCAGCCTGCTGGTGGTGGACGACCACCCCACCCAGCGCCAGATGCTGGCCGGCATGCTGCTGCCGCTGGGCTTCCAGATCCGCGAGGCCGGCACCGGCCACGAATGCCTGGAAAGCGTGCTGCACCAGGTGCCCGATGCCGTGCTGCTGGACATCAGCATGGACGACATGGACGGCTGGGACACCGCGCGCCGGCTGCGCGCCGGCAGCCTGTCGGCGCGGCCCGATGTGCCCATCATCATGGTCTCGGCCAATGCCTTCGAGAACCGGCCCGACAAGCTGGCCGACGCCGGCGCGCAGGCCTTCGTCGACAAGCCGGTGATCGAGAGCCAGCTGCTGGCCGCGCTGCAAAAGCACCTGCAGCTCGAATGGGTGGCCGAGCTCACCCTGCCCGGCTGGGCTGCGCCCGAGCCCCCACCCACGGCCACGGGCACGGCCACGGGCACGACCACGGCCACGACCACCTCGCCGCTGCCCGACGAGTACGCCGCCACGCTCACCCGCCTGGCGCACCTGGGCCATGCGCAGGGCCTGCAGCAGGCACTGTCGCAACTGGCCAGCGAGCACCCGGCCTGCGCGGCGCAGGCCGAAGCGCTGCGCGCGCTGGTCGAGCGCTTTGACTTCGCGGCGCTGCTGGCCGCGCTGAAGCCTGGCCATGACCCGGCCGAAGCGGGCGCGGCCTGCCCGTCGCGCGCGGAGCGGCCATGA
- the urtE gene encoding urea ABC transporter ATP-binding subunit UrtE has protein sequence MLSVKDLFVAYGQSEALHGISFEAAPKETVAIMGRNGMGKTTLFKSLMGVLPTRSGSVTVAGSEISKDESFRRVAKGIAYVPQGRMIFPTLSVEENIQTGLENSKTRRIPDEIYALFPVLWDMRRRKGGNLSGGQQQQLAIARALVTEPKVLLLDEPTEGIQPSIIKDIAKALNEIRKMRDITIVVSEQVLSFALDVADRLFVIEGGRLVHETARADTDVARIKSYLSV, from the coding sequence ATGCTGAGCGTGAAAGACCTGTTCGTCGCCTACGGCCAGAGCGAGGCGCTGCACGGCATCTCGTTCGAGGCCGCGCCCAAGGAAACCGTGGCCATCATGGGCCGCAACGGCATGGGCAAGACCACGCTGTTCAAGAGCCTGATGGGCGTGCTGCCCACGCGCAGCGGCTCGGTCACGGTGGCCGGCAGCGAGATCAGCAAGGACGAGAGCTTTCGCCGCGTGGCCAAGGGCATTGCCTATGTGCCGCAGGGCCGCATGATCTTTCCGACGCTGAGCGTGGAAGAGAACATCCAGACCGGCCTGGAGAACAGCAAGACCCGCCGCATCCCCGACGAGATCTATGCGCTGTTTCCGGTGCTGTGGGACATGCGCCGGCGCAAGGGCGGCAACCTGTCGGGCGGCCAGCAGCAACAGCTGGCGATTGCGCGCGCGCTGGTCACCGAGCCCAAGGTGCTGCTGCTGGATGAACCCACCGAAGGCATCCAGCCCTCGATCATCAAGGACATCGCCAAGGCCCTGAACGAGATCCGCAAGATGCGCGACATCACCATCGTGGTGAGCGAGCAGGTGCTGAGCTTTGCGCTCGATGTGGCCGACCGCCTGTTCGTCATCGAGGGCGGCCGCCTGGTGCACGAGACCGCCCGCGCCGACACCGATGTCGCGCGCATCAAGAGCTATTTGTCCGTCTGA
- a CDS encoding stress response translation initiation inhibitor YciH: MPSMKLKTAGSGGLVYSTEAGAMCPACRQPLAACLCKTQAAAAAPRGDGTVRVGFETKGRGGKAVTVVRGLDDLTPDMLAQWGKQLRTACGAGGAVKDGTLEIQGDHRAKVLAWLQAQGRKAKLAGG; this comes from the coding sequence ATGCCCTCGATGAAGCTCAAGACGGCCGGCAGCGGCGGCCTGGTCTATTCCACCGAGGCCGGCGCCATGTGCCCGGCCTGCCGCCAGCCACTGGCCGCCTGCCTCTGCAAGACCCAGGCCGCGGCCGCCGCGCCGCGCGGCGATGGCACGGTGCGCGTGGGCTTCGAGACCAAGGGCCGCGGCGGCAAGGCCGTGACCGTGGTGCGTGGCCTGGATGACCTGACCCCCGACATGCTGGCCCAGTGGGGCAAGCAGCTGCGCACGGCCTGCGGCGCCGGCGGCGCGGTGAAGGACGGCACGCTGGAGATCCAGGGTGACCACCGCGCCAAGGTGCTGGCCTGGCTGCAGGCGCAGGGGCGCAAGGCCAAGCTGGCCGGCGGCTGA
- a CDS encoding MBL fold metallo-hydrolase yields MIFRQLFEPLSSTYTYLLGCEATGQALLIDPVVNSIERDLAAVHGLGLRLALTLDTHLHADHITGALHLREHTGCRIAAPAIDALPCADIGVAEGVPLRVGSLLIEALHTPGHTSGHHAYVLGERVFTGDALLIDGCGRTDFQGGSAADLYRSVTTRLFTLPDEQLVYPGHDYQGRRVSSVGQEKARNPRLGGGKALHEFEQIMAGLNLPYPKFIDHAVPGNRACGVCPTDLPEQLQAYCQRMTESLQG; encoded by the coding sequence ATGATCTTTCGCCAGCTGTTCGAACCCCTGTCGTCCACCTACACCTACCTGCTGGGTTGCGAGGCCACCGGCCAGGCACTGCTGATCGACCCGGTGGTCAACAGCATCGAGCGCGACCTGGCGGCGGTGCATGGCCTGGGCCTGCGCCTGGCGCTCACGCTCGACACCCACCTGCATGCCGACCACATCACCGGCGCGCTGCACCTGCGCGAGCACACCGGCTGCCGCATTGCCGCACCGGCCATCGACGCCCTGCCCTGCGCCGACATCGGCGTGGCCGAAGGCGTGCCGCTGCGCGTGGGCAGCCTGTTGATCGAGGCGCTGCACACGCCCGGCCACACCAGCGGCCACCATGCCTACGTGCTGGGCGAGCGCGTGTTCACCGGCGACGCGCTGCTGATCGACGGCTGCGGCCGCACCGACTTTCAGGGCGGCAGCGCCGCCGATCTGTACCGCAGCGTGACCACCCGCCTGTTCACCCTGCCCGACGAGCAGCTGGTGTACCCGGGGCACGACTACCAGGGCCGCCGGGTGTCGTCAGTGGGCCAGGAGAAGGCGCGCAACCCGCGCCTGGGTGGCGGCAAGGCGCTGCACGAGTTCGAGCAGATCATGGCCGGACTGAACCTGCCCTACCCCAAGTTCATCGACCACGCCGTGCCCGGCAACCGCGCCTGCGGCGTGTGCCCCACCGACCTGCCCGAGCAGCTGCAGGCCTACTGCCAGCGCATGACGGAGAGCCTGCAGGGCTGA
- a CDS encoding DNA-binding response regulator, translating to MTIVLLVDDQPQTLGALAQALEAEGSTVLVAHSGEAALQRLDLVTPDAILMDALMPGLSGFDTCRAIKAHAAWQHIPIIFMTGLSETAHIVEGFDAGGVDYVVKPVRAQEVQVRLATHMRNARAVRLAREAVDVGGHGVLVVDGRGRLAWQSPQAQRWLAEAFAGTDATAAAARWLAEAEPPDEAGPNGPSTPAPIPAPAPAPAPSTPPPLLRRPLPDGRQLVARRVGRIGMGEAMWLLSPQAAGEATPSRLASAALTPRETEVLSWVAKGKTNRDVADILGMSPRTVNKHLEHVFEKLGVETRAAAAALASRELG from the coding sequence ATGACCATCGTGCTGCTGGTGGACGACCAGCCGCAGACCCTGGGCGCGCTGGCCCAGGCGCTGGAGGCCGAGGGCAGCACCGTGCTGGTGGCACACAGCGGCGAGGCCGCGCTGCAGCGCCTGGACCTGGTGACGCCCGACGCCATCCTGATGGACGCGCTGATGCCCGGCCTGTCGGGCTTTGACACCTGCCGCGCCATCAAGGCCCACGCCGCCTGGCAGCACATCCCGATCATCTTCATGACCGGGCTGTCGGAGACGGCGCACATCGTCGAAGGCTTTGACGCCGGCGGCGTGGACTACGTGGTCAAGCCAGTGCGCGCGCAGGAGGTGCAGGTGCGCCTGGCCACCCACATGCGCAATGCCCGCGCGGTGCGCCTGGCGCGCGAGGCGGTGGACGTGGGCGGCCACGGCGTGCTGGTGGTGGATGGCCGCGGCCGCCTGGCCTGGCAATCGCCGCAGGCCCAGCGCTGGCTGGCCGAGGCCTTTGCCGGCACCGACGCCACGGCCGCCGCCGCGCGCTGGCTGGCCGAAGCCGAGCCGCCGGACGAGGCGGGGCCCAACGGGCCGTCAACACCGGCCCCCATACCGGCACCAGCACCAGCACCGGCACCATCGACACCGCCACCGCTGCTGCGCCGCCCGCTGCCCGATGGCCGCCAGCTGGTGGCCCGGCGCGTGGGCCGCATCGGCATGGGCGAGGCGATGTGGCTGCTGAGCCCGCAGGCCGCCGGCGAGGCCACGCCCTCGCGCCTGGCCAGCGCCGCGCTCACGCCGCGCGAGACCGAGGTGCTGTCGTGGGTGGCCAAGGGCAAGACCAACCGCGACGTGGCCGACATCCTGGGCATGAGCCCGCGCACCGTGAACAAGCACCTCGAGCACGTGTTCGAGAAGCTGGGTGTGGAGACTCGCGCCGCCGCGGCGGCGCTGGCCAGCCGCGAGCTGGGCTGA
- the urtD gene encoding urea ABC transporter ATP-binding protein UrtD: MSNTDFALAVEDLTVSFDGFKAIDALTLYIDKNELRVIIGPNGAGKTTLLDLICGKTKASGGSIKFKNTELTKMAEFQRVRLGIGRKFQTPSIYENLSVFQNLEVSYPKGRSVFGALGFKCTEEVKARVQVVAEEIHLADKLDTEAGLLSHGQKQWLEIGMLLMQDPELLLLDEPIAGMSAREREMTAELLQRICANRAVIVIEHDMDFVKQIAHKVTVMHQGKILAEGSMDKVQNDPKVIDVYLGH, from the coding sequence ATGAGCAACACCGACTTCGCCCTCGCGGTGGAAGACCTCACCGTCTCGTTCGACGGCTTCAAGGCCATCGATGCGCTGACGCTGTACATCGACAAGAACGAGCTGCGCGTGATCATCGGCCCCAATGGCGCCGGCAAGACCACGCTGCTCGACCTGATCTGCGGCAAGACCAAGGCCAGCGGCGGCAGCATCAAGTTCAAGAACACCGAGCTCACCAAGATGGCCGAGTTCCAGCGCGTGCGGCTGGGCATCGGCCGCAAGTTCCAGACGCCGTCGATCTACGAGAACCTCAGCGTGTTCCAGAACCTCGAGGTGTCGTACCCCAAGGGCCGCTCGGTGTTTGGCGCGCTCGGCTTCAAGTGCACCGAGGAGGTCAAGGCCCGCGTGCAGGTGGTGGCCGAGGAGATCCACCTCGCCGACAAGCTCGACACCGAGGCCGGCCTGCTCAGCCATGGCCAGAAGCAGTGGCTGGAGATCGGCATGCTGCTGATGCAGGACCCCGAGCTGCTGCTGCTGGATGAACCCATTGCCGGCATGAGCGCCCGCGAGCGCGAGATGACCGCCGAGCTGCTGCAGCGCATCTGCGCCAACCGCGCGGTGATCGTGATCGAGCACGACATGGACTTCGTCAAGCAGATCGCCCACAAGGTGACCGTGATGCACCAGGGAAAGATCCTCGCCGAGGGCTCGATGGACAAGGTGCAGAACGACCCGAAGGTCATCGATGTCTACCTGGGCCATTGA
- the urtA gene encoding urea ABC transporter substrate-binding protein, whose translation MKSAQRRKLLQGAAALPLAGVPAWAAAQQFPTAKVNTTKLAITDTEVIVGQLHSATGTMAISETGSIQAEQLAIDQINAMGGILGRKIKVIKEDGASDWPTFAEKSKKLLVNDKVAAVFGCWTSASRKAVLPVFEKENGLLYYPTFYEGLEQSKNVIYTGQEATQQILYGLDWAQKEKKAKSFFLIGSDYIWPRTSMKIARKHIENFQKGKVVGEEYYPLGSTNFGSLMNKIKVQKPDCIFTAVVGGSNVAFYKALKAAGITGDKQLLLTLSVTEDEMTGVGGENFAGFYSSMKYFQSLDNANNKAFVAAFKGKYGKDAVIGDVTQAGYLGPWLWKAAVEKAGSFDVDKVVAASETGIELKTAPEGYVKLDKNHHLWSKSRIAMGMPDATFKVVSESPELIKPDPFPKGYQ comes from the coding sequence CTGAAGTCGGCCCAGCGCCGCAAGCTGCTGCAGGGCGCTGCCGCACTGCCGCTGGCCGGCGTGCCGGCCTGGGCCGCGGCCCAGCAGTTCCCCACCGCCAAGGTCAACACCACCAAGCTGGCGATCACCGACACCGAGGTGATCGTGGGCCAGCTGCACTCGGCCACCGGCACCATGGCCATCAGCGAGACCGGCTCGATCCAGGCCGAGCAGCTGGCGATCGACCAGATCAACGCCATGGGCGGCATCCTGGGCCGCAAGATCAAGGTCATCAAGGAAGACGGCGCCAGCGACTGGCCGACCTTTGCCGAGAAGAGCAAGAAGCTGCTCGTCAACGACAAGGTGGCGGCCGTGTTCGGCTGCTGGACCAGCGCCTCGCGCAAGGCCGTGCTGCCGGTGTTCGAGAAGGAGAACGGCCTGCTGTACTACCCGACCTTCTACGAGGGCCTGGAGCAGAGCAAGAACGTGATCTACACCGGCCAGGAGGCCACGCAGCAGATCCTGTACGGCCTGGACTGGGCGCAAAAGGAGAAGAAGGCCAAGAGCTTCTTCCTGATCGGCAGCGACTACATCTGGCCGCGCACCTCGATGAAGATCGCGCGCAAGCACATCGAGAACTTCCAGAAGGGCAAGGTCGTCGGCGAGGAGTACTACCCGCTGGGCAGCACCAACTTCGGCAGCCTGATGAACAAGATCAAGGTGCAAAAGCCCGACTGCATCTTCACCGCCGTGGTGGGCGGCAGCAATGTGGCCTTCTACAAGGCGCTGAAGGCCGCCGGCATCACCGGCGACAAGCAGCTGCTGCTGACCCTGAGCGTCACCGAGGACGAGATGACCGGCGTGGGCGGCGAGAACTTTGCCGGCTTCTACTCGTCGATGAAGTACTTCCAGAGCCTGGACAACGCCAACAACAAGGCCTTCGTGGCGGCCTTCAAGGGCAAGTACGGCAAGGACGCGGTGATCGGCGACGTGACCCAGGCCGGCTACCTGGGCCCCTGGCTGTGGAAGGCCGCGGTCGAGAAGGCCGGCAGCTTCGATGTGGACAAGGTGGTGGCCGCCAGCGAGACCGGCATCGAGCTGAAGACCGCGCCCGAGGGCTATGTGAAGCTCGACAAGAACCACCACCTGTGGAGCAAGTCGCGCATCGCCATGGGCATGCCCGACGCCACGTTCAAGGTGGTGTCGGAGTCGCCCGAGCTGATCAAGCCGGACCCCTTCCCCAAAGGCTATCAGTAA